From the Oryza glaberrima chromosome 5, OglaRS2, whole genome shotgun sequence genome, one window contains:
- the LOC127773820 gene encoding uncharacterized protein LOC127773820 translates to MLPLVRPGRAAPLLRRLRRRLLLLSSPQTPSPSSSPYSVSSSKVSPLLLLLSARPSPSRAGDRGAWRGVSSCGATRAVDVGDEAASSSGSPAAAGSDLSSPYLSVRIRCRKEDAEVLSESLLCFGATSVTVDDIAAAGNLDEITITSIFAHGEDVGSCVSSAASSAGLEYNPVYESSVGKQCDWVTVVQETYESTKVIDGLWVIPKWRTPPDPQAINIIINPGLAFGTGEHPTTKLCLLLLRETVKGGERFLDYGTGTGVLGIAALKMGAALSTGIDIDPQAVTSACENMMLNGIDSNKMLVYLVPTNAQSACFPSNIDKSEENRPTGNLELKSSKGSYDIVAANILLNSLLELVEDIVGYAKSGGIVAVSGILSEQVPKVEEAYSRYLENISVSEIDGWACLRGNRRA, encoded by the exons ATGCTGCCGCTGGTGCgccccggccgcgccgcccctctcctccgccgcctccgccgccgcctcctcctcctctcgtcgCCCCAAACCccgtcgccttcctcctctccgtACAGCGTCAGCAGTAGCAAAGtctcgcctctcctcctcctcctctcggctCGCCCCTCGCCGTCCCGCGCCGGCGATCGCGGCGCCTGGCGAGGAGTGAGCTCGTGCGGCGCCACCCGCGCGGTCGACGTCGGGGAcgaggcggcgtcgtcgtcgggctcccccgcggccgccggctCCGACCTCTCCTCGCCCTACCTCTCCGTCCGCATCCGCTGCCGCAAGGAGGACGCT GAAGTGCTCTCCGAGTCCCTCTTGTGCTTTGGTGCTACCTCCGTCACCGTGGATGACATTGCCGCTGCCGGAAATCTCGATGAG ATCACCATTACCTCCATTTTTGCTCATGGGGAAGATGTGGGCTCGTGCGTATCGAGTGCTGCAAGCTCAGCTGGATTGGAGTACAATCCGGTGTATGAAAGCTCTGTAGGAAAGCAATGTGATTGGGTGACGGTTGTGCAG GAAACCTACGAGTCCACAAAAGTCATTGATGGTCTTTGGGTAATTCCTAAATGGAGAACTCCCCCA GATCCACAGGCTATCAATATAATCATCAATCCAGGTCTGGCTTTTGGGACTGGGGAGCATCCCACAACTAAACTGTGCCTTCTGCTTCTACGGGAAACAGTTAAAGGGGGTGAGCGTTTCTTGGACTATGGAACAGGCACCGGAGTTTTGGGAATTGCAGCTCTGAAG ATGGGTGCGGCACTGTCCACTGGGATAGACATAGACCCTCAAGCTGTAACCTCTGCTTGTGAAAACATGATGCTGAATGGTATAGATTCCAACAAAATGCTTGTTTACTTGGTACCAACTAATGCTCAGTCTGCATGCTTTCCAAGTAATATTGACAAATCAGAAGAGAACAGGCCCACTGGTAACCTTGAGTTGAAGTCGTCAAAAGGATCATATGACATTGTTGCCGCAAATATACTCCTGAATTCCCTGCTGGAGCTGGTTGAGGACATTGTTGGTTATGCAAAATCTGGTGGAATAGTTGCTGTCTCAGGGATATTAAGTGAACAG GTGCCGAAAGTTGAAGAAGCTTACTCCAGATACTTGGAGAACATCTCAGTGTCAGAAATTGATGGATGGGCCTGCCTTCGGGGAAACAGGAGAGCATAG